One genomic window of Roseateles sp. DAIF2 includes the following:
- a CDS encoding methylated-DNA--[protein]-cysteine S-methyltransferase: MPPRLFFHCYETPLGCCGMAWNERAVIVGSQLPEENAGATRDRMRARFPAARELPLPDELPAPIRHAIAGVRALLAGEPRDLLELELDDSALPEFNREVLALTRRIPVGQTLSYGEVAARLGQPGAARAVGQAEGHNPFAPIVPCHRVLPTPGSGSKGGFSSHGGLATKQRLLLIEARATGQLGGEQGSLFGG; this comes from the coding sequence ATGCCGCCTCGCCTCTTCTTCCATTGCTACGAGACTCCGCTGGGTTGCTGCGGCATGGCCTGGAACGAGCGCGCGGTCATCGTCGGCTCGCAGCTGCCGGAGGAAAACGCCGGCGCGACGCGCGACCGCATGCGGGCGCGCTTCCCTGCGGCGCGCGAGCTGCCGCTGCCGGACGAGCTGCCGGCGCCGATCCGGCATGCGATCGCGGGCGTGCGCGCGCTGCTGGCCGGCGAGCCGCGTGACCTGCTGGAGCTGGAGCTGGACGACAGCGCGCTGCCCGAGTTCAACCGCGAGGTACTGGCGCTGACGCGTCGCATCCCGGTCGGCCAGACCCTCAGCTATGGCGAGGTGGCGGCGCGCCTGGGCCAGCCCGGCGCGGCGCGCGCGGTCGGCCAGGCCGAGGGTCACAACCCCTTCGCGCCGATCGTGCCCTGCCACCGCGTGCTGCCCACACCCGGCAGCGGCAGCAAGGGCGGCTTTTCCTCCCATGGCGGCCTGGCCACCAAGCAGCGCCTGCTGCTGATCGAGGCGCGCGCCACCGGCCAGCTCGGCGGCGAGCAGGGCAGCCTGTTCGGCGGCTGA
- a CDS encoding succinylglutamate desuccinylase/aspartoacylase family protein — MSTDTTPQPAFLRIHQFAGLKPGPRLLVSAAVHGNEVCGVAAIRRVIDALDSGALRLNCGTVSFIPIVNPLAHQLGRREGDRNLNRNLRPPVVPQDFEDRIATQLCRWLAEHEVLLDLHSFQGQGKPFAMLGPRDNRGELEPFAHARSEGLLAACVGTERIVEGWLSTYALGLQRRAARAGDGSRRTALQQDPHYGVGTTEYMRSRGGYGITLECGQHQDPDAPEFAYKAILRTLVLLGMADADVVEPRPATPPELLQLYEVVDREHEGDRFERAWASFDPVAKGQLIGTRFDGTPVLAPDDGRIVFPAAQGQPGAEWFYLARASSRQVG; from the coding sequence ATGAGCACCGACACGACTCCTCAACCCGCCTTCCTGCGCATCCACCAGTTCGCCGGCCTGAAGCCCGGGCCGCGCCTGCTGGTCAGCGCCGCCGTGCATGGCAACGAGGTTTGTGGCGTGGCCGCGATCCGGCGCGTGATCGACGCGCTGGACAGCGGCGCGCTGCGCCTGAACTGCGGCACCGTGAGCTTCATTCCCATCGTCAACCCGCTGGCGCACCAATTGGGCCGGCGCGAGGGCGATCGCAACCTGAACCGCAATCTGCGCCCGCCGGTGGTGCCGCAGGACTTCGAGGACCGCATCGCGACCCAGCTCTGCCGCTGGCTGGCCGAGCACGAGGTGCTGCTGGACCTGCACAGCTTCCAGGGCCAGGGCAAGCCCTTCGCGATGCTGGGCCCGCGCGACAACCGCGGCGAGCTGGAGCCCTTTGCCCATGCGCGCTCCGAGGGCCTGCTGGCCGCCTGCGTCGGCACCGAGCGCATCGTCGAGGGCTGGCTCTCGACCTATGCGCTGGGCCTGCAGCGCCGCGCGGCCCGCGCCGGCGACGGCAGCCGCCGCACCGCGCTGCAGCAGGACCCGCATTACGGCGTCGGCACCACCGAGTACATGCGCTCGCGCGGCGGCTATGGCATCACCCTGGAATGCGGCCAGCACCAGGATCCCGACGCGCCCGAGTTCGCCTACAAGGCCATCCTGCGCACCCTGGTGCTGCTGGGCATGGCGGATGCCGATGTGGTGGAGCCGCGCCCGGCGACCCCGCCCGAGCTGCTGCAGCTCTACGAGGTGGTCGACCGCGAGCATGAGGGCGACCGCTTCGAGCGCGCCTGGGCCAGCTTCGACCCGGTAGCCAAGGGCCAGCTGATCGGCACCCGCTTCGACGGCACACCGGTGCTGGCGCCGGATGACGGCCGCATCGTGTTCCCGGCCGCCCAGGGCCAGCCCGGCGCCGAGTGGTTTTACCTGGCGCGAGCAAGCTCGAGGCAAGTCGGCTAG
- a CDS encoding DUF998 domain-containing protein, with amino-acid sequence MNQQATMGGTAQPTPNQARKIRSARLLACGIVSTPLFYLLALLQLIAQPGYDIQQLPLSYLSLARWGWLQDLNFIAAGLLALAGAVGVRQYLRGQRGGSWGALLIGAYGIGMVLAGLCPPDPAFGLPDGTPPGPAAAMSGRALVHTIGFFLSFFSLMAATLVFARRYAGLQRRGWMAYCLLTAGLAPVLFGAGMASPWPGIVMALTGLLLFGWVSVITAQLRRESLRR; translated from the coding sequence ATGAACCAACAAGCCACGATGGGCGGCACGGCCCAGCCGACGCCCAACCAAGCCCGGAAGATCCGCAGCGCACGCCTGCTGGCCTGCGGCATCGTCAGCACACCCCTCTTCTATCTGCTGGCCCTGCTGCAGCTGATCGCGCAGCCGGGCTATGACATCCAGCAGCTGCCGCTCAGCTACCTGAGCCTGGCCCGCTGGGGCTGGCTGCAGGACCTGAACTTCATCGCCGCCGGGCTGCTCGCGCTGGCCGGCGCGGTCGGCGTGCGCCAATATCTGCGCGGTCAGCGCGGCGGCAGCTGGGGCGCGCTGCTGATCGGCGCCTACGGCATCGGCATGGTGCTGGCCGGCCTGTGCCCGCCGGACCCGGCCTTCGGGCTGCCGGACGGCACGCCGCCGGGGCCGGCCGCGGCCATGAGCGGCCGCGCCCTGGTCCATACGATCGGCTTCTTCCTGTCCTTCTTCTCGCTGATGGCGGCCACGCTGGTGTTCGCGCGCCGCTATGCGGGTCTGCAGCGGCGCGGCTGGATGGCCTACTGCCTGCTGACCGCGGGGCTCGCGCCCGTCCTGTTCGGTGCCGGCATGGCCTCGCCCTGGCCCGGCATCGTGATGGCCCTGACCGGCCTGCTGCTGTTCGGCTGGGTCTCGGTGATCACAGCGCAACTGCGCCGAGAGTCGCTGCGGCGCTGA
- a CDS encoding DEAD/DEAH box helicase yields MSFAPLGLEPALLKVLSELDYQDPTPIQAAAIPPALAGRDLLGQAATGAGKTLAFGLPLLQRALQAGGEGRRLRALVLAPTRELAAQIAEALRDIARLLPGKLKISVAFGGVSINPQLMGLRGGCDVLVATPGRLLDLVEHNALRFDALQLLVLDEADRLLDMGFADELQRILALLPARRQNLFFSATFPPAVQALADGLLREPLRVEAPAEAPPDILQRAIQVDEAKRTPLLRHLLASEGWSRLLVFVATQYATELVSDKLWKAGIKAAALHGELSQGTRREVLAALKAGTVQVLVATDVAARGLDIPELPAVLNYDLPRSPADYTHRIGRTGRAGASGVALSFVPAAAEAHFRLIEKRCGARVPREQIAGFEPKDVAPAEPGAGGIKSKTRKSKKDKLREAAVAAAAGKPPSA; encoded by the coding sequence ATGTCATTTGCTCCCCTGGGCCTTGAGCCTGCGCTGCTGAAGGTCCTGTCCGAGCTCGACTATCAAGACCCGACCCCGATCCAGGCCGCGGCGATCCCGCCGGCGCTGGCCGGCCGTGACCTGCTGGGCCAGGCCGCCACCGGCGCCGGCAAGACCCTGGCCTTCGGCCTGCCGCTGCTGCAGAGGGCGCTGCAGGCGGGCGGGGAGGGGCGGCGCCTGCGCGCGCTGGTGCTGGCGCCGACACGCGAGCTGGCCGCGCAGATCGCCGAGGCACTGCGCGACATCGCGCGCCTGCTGCCGGGCAAGCTCAAGATCTCGGTGGCCTTCGGCGGCGTCTCGATCAACCCGCAGCTGATGGGCCTGCGCGGCGGCTGCGATGTGCTGGTCGCGACGCCGGGCCGGCTGCTGGATCTGGTCGAGCACAATGCGCTGCGCTTCGACGCGCTGCAGCTGCTGGTGCTGGACGAGGCCGACCGCCTGCTCGACATGGGCTTCGCGGACGAGCTGCAGCGCATCCTGGCTCTGCTGCCGGCGCGGCGCCAGAACCTGTTCTTCTCGGCCACCTTCCCGCCGGCGGTGCAGGCCCTGGCCGACGGCCTGCTGCGCGAGCCGCTGCGCGTCGAGGCGCCGGCCGAGGCGCCGCCGGACATCCTGCAACGCGCGATCCAGGTCGACGAGGCCAAGCGCACGCCGCTGCTGCGCCACCTGCTGGCCAGCGAAGGCTGGTCGCGCCTGCTGGTCTTCGTCGCGACCCAGTACGCGACCGAGTTGGTCTCGGACAAGCTCTGGAAGGCCGGCATCAAGGCCGCGGCCCTGCATGGCGAGCTCAGCCAGGGCACGCGCCGCGAGGTACTGGCGGCGCTGAAGGCCGGCACGGTGCAGGTGTTGGTGGCCACCGATGTGGCGGCGCGCGGGCTGGACATCCCGGAGCTGCCGGCGGTGCTGAACTACGACCTGCCGCGCTCGCCGGCCGATTACACGCACCGCATCGGCCGCACCGGCCGCGCCGGCGCCAGCGGCGTGGCGCTGAGCTTCGTGCCGGCGGCGGCCGAGGCGCATTTCCGCCTGATCGAGAAGCGCTGTGGGGCCCGTGTGCCGCGCGAGCAGATCGCCGGCTTCGAGCCCAAGGACGTGGCGCCGGCCGAGCCGGGCGCGGGCGGCATCAAGAGCAAGACCCGCAAGAGCAAGAAGGACAAGCTGCGCGAGGCGGCCGTAGCGGCAGCGGCAGGCAAACCGCCGTCCGCTTAA
- a CDS encoding DsbA family oxidoreductase, translating into MKIDFVSDVSCPWCAIGLKSLEQALARLPELQVELHFQPFELNPGMAPEGEDIDEHLARKYGLPPAQLAANRERIRERGAALGFDFAQGARSRIYNTFDAHRLLHWAGLQGGSLQRELKLSLFRAYFTEGKDPSNQALLLERAAAVGLDADEALAVLESGRYADEVLDAESLYHSLGVSSVPAVIINEQHLISGGQPPEVFEQALRQIAAEAASD; encoded by the coding sequence ATGAAGATCGATTTCGTTTCCGACGTCTCCTGCCCCTGGTGCGCCATCGGCCTGAAGTCCCTGGAGCAGGCGCTGGCGCGCCTGCCCGAGCTGCAGGTCGAGCTGCATTTCCAGCCCTTCGAGCTGAACCCCGGCATGGCGCCCGAGGGCGAGGACATCGACGAGCATCTGGCCCGCAAGTACGGCCTGCCGCCGGCGCAGCTGGCGGCGAACCGCGAGCGCATCCGCGAACGCGGCGCCGCGCTCGGTTTCGATTTCGCGCAGGGCGCGCGCAGCCGCATCTACAACACCTTCGACGCGCACCGCCTGCTGCACTGGGCCGGCCTGCAGGGCGGCAGCCTGCAGCGCGAGCTGAAGCTCTCGCTGTTCCGCGCCTATTTCACCGAGGGCAAGGACCCGAGCAACCAGGCCCTGCTGCTGGAGCGCGCCGCCGCCGTCGGTCTGGATGCCGACGAGGCCCTGGCGGTGCTGGAAAGCGGCCGCTACGCCGACGAGGTGCTCGATGCCGAGTCGCTCTACCACTCGCTGGGCGTCAGCTCGGTGCCGGCGGTGATCATCAATGAGCAGCACCTGATCTCCGGCGGCCAGCCGCCGGAGGTGTTCGAGCAGGCGCTGCGCCAGATCGCGGCCGAGGCTGCAAGCGACTGA
- a CDS encoding TetR/AcrR family transcriptional regulator produces MDKQLSKEEDPPEMSRSELRAQQKQQQILEAATALFLEKGYDLTTMDDVANRAGVSKATVYKHVADKERLYAEVVEATIDQIAVAMHLVAETLAADAEPAEALSLLARKLLQALLRPQMLQLRRMVIAQADRFPAVGRAWYERGFGRVIETLAAGFERMAQRSGLVLPDPVLAAHHFAGLLLWIPLNRAMFTGEHRSSKAELERYAEAAVATFLAAYGAPGRAPAKKLPRAL; encoded by the coding sequence ATGGACAAGCAGCTCAGCAAGGAAGAAGACCCGCCGGAGATGTCGCGCTCGGAGCTGCGGGCCCAGCAGAAGCAGCAGCAGATCCTCGAGGCGGCCACGGCCCTGTTCCTGGAGAAGGGCTACGACCTCACGACGATGGACGATGTGGCGAATCGCGCCGGGGTCTCCAAGGCGACCGTCTACAAGCATGTCGCCGACAAGGAGCGGCTCTATGCCGAGGTGGTCGAGGCGACGATCGACCAGATCGCCGTCGCGATGCATCTGGTGGCCGAGACCCTGGCGGCCGATGCCGAGCCGGCCGAGGCCCTGTCGTTGCTGGCGCGCAAGCTGCTGCAGGCCTTGCTGCGGCCGCAGATGCTGCAGCTGCGCCGCATGGTGATCGCACAGGCGGACCGCTTTCCGGCGGTGGGGCGGGCCTGGTACGAGCGCGGCTTCGGCCGCGTGATCGAGACCCTGGCGGCCGGCTTCGAGCGCATGGCGCAGCGCTCGGGGCTGGTGCTGCCCGACCCGGTCCTGGCCGCGCATCACTTCGCCGGCCTGCTGCTGTGGATCCCGCTTAACCGCGCGATGTTCACCGGCGAGCACCGCAGCAGCAAGGCCGAGCTGGAGCGCTATGCCGAGGCGGCGGTGGCGACCTTTCTGGCCGCCTATGGCGCGCCGGGGCGAGCCCCGGCGAAGAAGCTGCCCAGGGCGCTCTGA
- a CDS encoding recombination-associated protein RdgC, whose product MFKNLTIYRVGAAWQPTQQEMEAALAKGQFQPCGATEPLSLGWVPPRGIEHAPLVEVIDGHLHLKLQIESRVLPGSVVKERVDEIAAQIEEQTGRKPGKKALKDLKEQATQELLPLCFKKRSSIRIWIAPEQRLLMIDASSPARCEEVVSLLVKTLDGLALHLVQSAEAPATCMAAWLMDGVPPEGFTIDRECELKSEDEMKSVVRYARHALDIEEVRQHLSSGKRPTKLAMSYKDRVSFVLTDTLAVKKIAFLDLVFEGHDKPEKDEQFDADAVIASGELGELIPALIEGLGGEHDFLASAPGSELIPPDVTVLDLDQATPAAAAQALETLEKAPWD is encoded by the coding sequence ATGTTCAAGAACCTGACGATTTACCGCGTGGGCGCCGCCTGGCAGCCCACCCAGCAAGAGATGGAAGCCGCGCTGGCCAAGGGCCAGTTCCAGCCCTGCGGCGCGACCGAGCCGCTGTCGCTGGGCTGGGTGCCGCCGCGCGGCATCGAGCATGCGCCGCTGGTCGAGGTGATCGACGGCCACCTGCACCTGAAGCTGCAGATCGAATCGCGCGTGCTGCCGGGCTCGGTGGTGAAGGAGCGCGTCGACGAGATCGCCGCCCAGATCGAGGAGCAGACCGGCCGCAAGCCCGGCAAGAAGGCGCTGAAGGACCTGAAGGAACAGGCCACGCAGGAACTGCTGCCGCTGTGCTTCAAGAAGCGCAGCAGCATCCGCATCTGGATCGCGCCCGAGCAGCGCCTCCTGATGATCGACGCCTCCAGCCCGGCGCGCTGCGAGGAGGTGGTGAGCCTCTTGGTCAAGACCCTGGACGGCCTGGCCCTGCACCTGGTGCAGAGCGCCGAGGCGCCCGCCACCTGCATGGCCGCCTGGCTGATGGACGGCGTGCCGCCGGAGGGCTTCACGATCGACCGCGAATGCGAGCTCAAGAGCGAGGACGAGATGAAGTCCGTGGTGCGCTATGCCCGCCATGCGCTGGACATCGAGGAGGTGCGTCAGCACCTGAGCAGCGGCAAGCGCCCGACCAAGCTGGCGATGAGCTACAAGGACCGCGTCTCCTTCGTGCTGACCGACACCCTGGCCGTCAAGAAGATCGCCTTCCTGGACCTGGTGTTCGAAGGCCATGACAAGCCCGAGAAGGACGAGCAGTTCGACGCCGACGCGGTGATCGCCAGCGGCGAGCTGGGCGAGCTGATCCCGGCGCTGATCGAAGGCCTGGGCGGCGAGCATGACTTCCTGGCCTCGGCACCCGGTTCCGAACTGATCCCGCCCGATGTCACGGTGCTGGACCTGGACCAGGCCACGCCGGCCGCCGCGGCCCAGGCGCTGGAAACGCTGGAAAAGGCGCCCTGGGACTGA
- the dusA gene encoding tRNA dihydrouridine(20/20a) synthase DusA has product MSNDMQQQGSSPWRLSVAPMLDWTDRHCRYFHRLLSRHTRLYTEMVTTGALLHGDRPRHLDFNDEEHPVALQLGGSEPADLAACAKLAEQWGYDEVNLNCGCPSERVQKGAFGACLMAEPALVADGVKAMRDAVSNIPVTVKHRIGIDKIESYEFVRDFIGQVAEVGCEVFIVHARNAWLQGLSPKDNREIPPLRYELVHRLKREFPHLTIVINGGLKGDAEIAEQLEHVDGVMVGRQAYHEPWQMAQWDARFFGRPNPVLAAAGREAVEAAWVAYLGAQQLQGRPWSHGMRHALGLWNGTPGARRWRQVWSDHKLKPLPAAEVAELASAARLRDSLSAAATLGAVAL; this is encoded by the coding sequence ATGAGTAATGACATGCAGCAGCAAGGCAGCAGCCCGTGGCGCCTGAGCGTCGCGCCGATGCTGGACTGGACCGATCGTCATTGCCGTTATTTCCATCGCCTGCTGAGCCGCCATACCCGGCTGTACACCGAGATGGTGACCACCGGCGCCCTGCTGCATGGCGACCGGCCGCGGCATCTGGACTTCAACGACGAGGAACATCCGGTCGCGCTGCAGCTGGGTGGCTCGGAGCCGGCGGATCTGGCGGCCTGCGCGAAGCTGGCCGAACAATGGGGCTATGACGAGGTCAATCTGAACTGCGGCTGCCCCAGCGAGCGGGTGCAGAAGGGCGCCTTCGGTGCCTGCCTGATGGCCGAGCCGGCCCTGGTGGCGGATGGCGTGAAGGCGATGCGCGACGCGGTCTCGAACATCCCGGTGACGGTCAAGCACCGCATCGGCATCGACAAGATCGAGAGCTACGAGTTCGTGCGCGACTTCATCGGTCAGGTGGCCGAGGTCGGCTGCGAGGTCTTCATCGTGCATGCGCGCAATGCCTGGCTGCAGGGCCTGTCGCCGAAGGACAACCGCGAGATCCCGCCGCTGCGCTACGAGCTAGTGCACCGCCTGAAGCGCGAGTTCCCGCACCTGACGATCGTGATCAACGGCGGCCTGAAGGGCGATGCCGAGATCGCCGAGCAGCTTGAGCATGTCGACGGCGTGATGGTCGGCCGCCAGGCCTATCACGAGCCCTGGCAGATGGCGCAATGGGACGCGCGCTTCTTCGGCCGGCCCAACCCGGTCCTGGCTGCCGCCGGCCGCGAGGCGGTGGAAGCGGCCTGGGTTGCCTACCTGGGCGCGCAGCAGCTGCAGGGCCGGCCCTGGTCGCATGGCATGCGCCATGCGCTGGGCCTGTGGAATGGCACGCCGGGCGCGCGCCGCTGGCGGCAGGTCTGGTCGGACCACAAGCTCAAGCCCCTGCCGGCGGCCGAGGTGGCCGAGCTGGCCAGCGCGGCGCGCCTGCGCGATTCGCTCAGCGCCGCAGCGACTCTCGGCGCAGTTGCGCTGTGA
- a CDS encoding M81 family metallopeptidase translates to MKIFLAQLTTETNTFAYAPTGWGGFEEFGIYRGDASRVAPEGSGSLMRFMRTMIEADGHQMVESLCSFAQPLGRTVRAVYEDLRGQVLDDLRAALPVQAVQLTLHGAMAADGYDDCEGDLIARVREIVGPDVPIGVELDLHCHFTALMQRSADVIIAFKEYPHIDVEERARELYRILVDMMQGRVRPTTGVFDCKMVGLWHTTREPMAGFVRRMQALEGKDGVLSVSLGHGFPWGDVPESGAKLWVVTDNDAAKAQALAEQLGREFWELREQTGDNSMPLDAALDRALAVPGGPVVLADVADNPGGGAPSDSTFVLRRVLERGIGNVVIGAFWDLGAVQICCDAGVGAVVDLRVGGKCGPSSGEPVDLRVTVRHILDKHTQGLPGMTGRVPMGRCVWVEAANGLHLLLSSVRGQIFGTDAFQGIGITLTDKKLVVVKSTQHFHADFAPIAKAVVYAATPGAITPDFAAIPYRHRDLNYWPRQADPHAERAGVLPA, encoded by the coding sequence ATGAAGATTTTCCTGGCGCAACTGACCACCGAGACCAACACCTTTGCCTATGCGCCCACCGGCTGGGGTGGTTTCGAGGAGTTCGGCATCTACCGCGGCGATGCCAGCCGCGTTGCCCCCGAGGGCTCGGGCTCGCTGATGCGCTTCATGCGCACCATGATCGAGGCCGACGGGCACCAGATGGTGGAGAGCCTGTGCAGCTTCGCCCAGCCGCTGGGCCGCACCGTGCGCGCGGTCTACGAGGACCTGCGCGGCCAGGTGCTGGACGATCTGCGCGCCGCGCTGCCGGTGCAGGCAGTGCAGCTGACCCTGCATGGCGCGATGGCGGCGGATGGCTATGACGACTGCGAGGGCGACCTGATCGCGCGGGTGCGCGAGATCGTCGGGCCCGATGTGCCGATCGGGGTGGAACTGGACCTGCACTGTCATTTCACCGCGCTGATGCAGCGCTCGGCCGATGTGATCATCGCCTTCAAGGAGTACCCGCATATCGACGTCGAGGAGCGCGCCCGCGAGCTCTACCGCATCCTGGTGGACATGATGCAGGGTCGCGTGCGGCCGACCACCGGCGTGTTCGATTGCAAGATGGTAGGCCTGTGGCACACCACGCGCGAGCCGATGGCGGGCTTTGTGCGGCGCATGCAGGCATTGGAAGGCAAGGACGGCGTGCTGTCCGTCTCGCTCGGCCATGGTTTCCCTTGGGGCGATGTGCCCGAGTCCGGCGCCAAGCTCTGGGTGGTGACCGACAACGATGCCGCCAAGGCCCAGGCCCTGGCCGAGCAACTGGGCCGCGAGTTCTGGGAACTGCGCGAGCAGACCGGCGACAACTCGATGCCGCTGGATGCCGCGCTGGACCGCGCGCTGGCCGTGCCAGGCGGCCCGGTGGTGCTGGCCGATGTGGCGGACAACCCGGGCGGCGGCGCCCCGAGTGACAGCACGTTCGTGTTGCGGCGGGTGCTGGAGCGCGGCATCGGCAACGTCGTCATCGGCGCGTTCTGGGATCTTGGGGCGGTGCAGATATGCTGCGATGCCGGCGTCGGGGCGGTGGTCGATCTGCGCGTCGGCGGCAAATGCGGGCCCAGCTCCGGCGAGCCGGTGGACCTGCGCGTGACCGTGCGCCACATCCTCGACAAGCACACGCAGGGCCTGCCGGGCATGACCGGCCGCGTGCCGATGGGGCGCTGCGTCTGGGTGGAGGCGGCGAACGGCCTGCACCTGCTGCTGTCCTCGGTGCGCGGGCAGATCTTTGGCACCGACGCCTTCCAGGGCATCGGCATCACGCTGACCGACAAGAAGCTGGTGGTGGTGAAGTCGACACAGCATTTCCATGCCGACTTCGCGCCCATCGCCAAGGCCGTGGTCTACGCCGCCACGCCGGGCGCCATCACGCCCGACTTCGCCGCGATCCCCTATCGCCACCGCGACCTCAACTACTGGCCGCGCCAGGCCGATCCGCATGCGGAACGGGCCGGGGTATTGCCGGCCTGA
- a CDS encoding PIG-L deacetylase family protein: MPPHTKPPHLLPAPGAAFETWRDWVARFAALLTDAPADASPIAAAAARPGHCMIFSPHPDDECIVGALPLRLAREAGWRVTNVAVTLGSRPERREPRWRELEAACAVLGFDNMRPTEQGLAQVRTETELQSPQLWRAHRRCIAELLQEERPDLVLAPHAGDGNPTHKGVHKLLTQALSETGLPCLLAETEFWATMETPNCLVESGIDDTARLVQALACHLGEIERNPYHLRLPAWLADGVRRGGELMGGAGSQPPAYAFGTLYRLSRWEGGSPQDLAPQHFPATAPLSGREFLP, translated from the coding sequence ATGCCGCCCCACACCAAGCCTCCCCACCTCCTCCCCGCCCCCGGCGCCGCCTTCGAAACCTGGCGCGACTGGGTCGCCCGCTTCGCCGCCCTGCTGACGGATGCGCCGGCCGACGCCTCGCCGATCGCCGCGGCCGCGGCCCGGCCGGGGCATTGCATGATCTTCTCGCCGCACCCGGACGATGAATGCATCGTCGGCGCGCTGCCGCTGCGCTTGGCGCGCGAGGCCGGCTGGCGCGTCACCAATGTCGCGGTCACCCTGGGCAGCCGGCCCGAGCGGCGCGAGCCGCGCTGGCGCGAGCTGGAGGCCGCCTGCGCGGTGCTGGGCTTCGACAATATGCGCCCGACCGAGCAGGGCCTGGCCCAGGTCCGCACCGAAACCGAGCTCCAGTCGCCCCAGCTCTGGCGCGCCCATCGGCGCTGCATCGCCGAGCTGCTGCAGGAGGAACGGCCCGATCTGGTGCTGGCCCCGCATGCCGGCGACGGCAACCCGACCCACAAGGGCGTGCACAAGCTGCTGACCCAGGCCCTGAGCGAGACCGGCCTGCCCTGCCTGCTGGCCGAGACCGAGTTCTGGGCCACGATGGAGACGCCCAACTGCCTGGTCGAGAGCGGCATCGACGACACCGCGCGCCTGGTGCAGGCCCTGGCCTGCCACCTCGGCGAGATCGAGCGCAACCCCTACCACCTGCGCCTGCCGGCCTGGCTGGCCGATGGCGTGCGCCGCGGCGGCGAGCTGATGGGCGGCGCCGGCAGCCAGCCGCCCGCCTATGCCTTCGGCACCCTGTACCGGCTGAGCCGCTGGGAAGGCGGCTCCCCGCAAGACCTGGCCCCGCAGCATTTCCCCGCCACCGCGCCGCTGAGCGGCCGCGAGTTCCTGCCCTGA
- a CDS encoding glutathione S-transferase, whose translation MLELLIANKNYSSWSLRPWLLMRELGIAFREEQHPFGDAAAFRAFSPSGKVPCLRDGELLIWDSLAITEYLAEQEPRVWPADARSRAWARSATAEMHAGFGSLRTLNTMNCGLRVAIAEPWPPALLRDWQRLDALWCEGLARFGGPFVAGAAFSAADAFFAPVALRAQTYGPKLSAPAQAYLQRLLDLPSLQDWYRAALAETWRDAEHEEEARSAGTWLQDLRQR comes from the coding sequence ATGCTGGAACTGCTGATCGCCAACAAGAACTACTCGTCCTGGTCGCTGCGACCCTGGCTGCTGATGCGCGAGCTGGGCATCGCCTTTCGCGAGGAGCAGCATCCCTTCGGCGATGCGGCCGCCTTCCGCGCCTTCTCGCCCAGCGGCAAGGTCCCTTGCCTGCGCGACGGCGAGCTGCTGATCTGGGACTCGCTGGCGATCACCGAATACCTGGCCGAGCAGGAGCCGCGCGTCTGGCCGGCCGATGCGCGCTCGCGCGCCTGGGCGCGCAGCGCCACGGCCGAGATGCATGCCGGCTTCGGCAGCCTGCGCACGCTCAACACGATGAACTGCGGCCTGCGCGTCGCGATCGCCGAGCCCTGGCCACCGGCCCTGCTGCGCGACTGGCAGCGGCTCGATGCCCTGTGGTGCGAGGGCCTGGCGCGCTTCGGCGGTCCCTTCGTGGCCGGCGCCGCCTTCAGCGCGGCCGACGCCTTCTTCGCGCCGGTGGCGCTGCGCGCGCAGACCTATGGCCCGAAGCTCTCCGCACCGGCCCAGGCCTATCTGCAACGCCTGCTGGACCTGCCCTCGCTGCAGGACTGGTACCGCGCCGCGCTGGCCGAAACCTGGCGCGACGCCGAGCATGAGGAGGAAGCGCGCAGCGCCGGCACCTGGCTGCAGGACCTGCGCCAGCGCTGA